The Apium graveolens cultivar Ventura chromosome 10, ASM990537v1, whole genome shotgun sequence nucleotide sequence cacttatcaaaagaaaaaaaatgaaacaaggattaaaaatcaggtactcctttgagatctagagtaaaaatgtggaaaggaagacccaagtgcattgctggtattaagtaatatgcatcagaaaagcaaataaaatattttcttggtgactcttcatactctatgattactggagaaatactctgatagtagcataattctgataagcagtcgtgattcacttacactgagaagccactgtaaaaaggaatttttttaaaaaaaagatgcacaaaattagcacacaatagttgaggtggactcaagcatgaactcattcaccagtaggtttcaggataatgatagctctttagcaaagttttagttatgccttatttataagatatactgaagtgaatcagactttactctttgtctgatatttagcttaatgcacacactaaccactccatatgaatgatgaaaatcattgtggtgatctatgttattttagatgaacagtcattgtgtcatatTACAcgaattctgaggacaagttttggttgcatgttctgatgattatgttctgaagaatataaatcaaaatttgtgtgaggatttactaagataggcattcatttttagagttaagagattatgttctgatgactgttaagttctgatataagtctaagttctgacattcacgtctgattctttacttgacttatttgtggataaaatttgacctacagtctcagtttaaacctgaatatcttaaagtggaagattaatagtcactatggttagggatagtggtactcgtacttgaacagtcaacttttacttgcttcttgtgcgcattaaaccatgttttctctttccaatgaatgtttttctttatccaagtctggggagacgaggtagaattaattccacctgtaagcattaaatttctttacgtctcctggcattctcttgcctatataagcaaccacttcacatcagccttcccatcaaatctcttctcacaaactcaccttcatactttttatatcaaaaataccatggtcagatacaatatgtttttgaactacgaaactttcaacatggagctgagctgtgctgattgcactacaccatagatggcctacagcaacatccaaaaaatgttacaacaggccaaaaaaatgttaccatagccacccaaaagacctaaggtaacataaaatttaagttgctttttttcgagttacctttggcccctaaggtaacatttcctttgccctggtgcaacatggacttttgtgttacaatagacgtcaaaggtaacatcaatgtatgtctatagtatcacattatgtatgttacctttgtacttcgaatttgcaaaaaaaaaagaTGGGGCCCACTTGTGGGGCCCATATTGGGGCCCACAGGTGGGCCCCattttttataatgatttgtattatattaaTTTGATAGGATTTGTTTGTAGTTTGAACATATATACCATTAACATGTTTTTCATACGTAAAAAAGCAATACTACATGAAATTCTACTATTGGAAATCGaacaatcccaaaatatcattacatACCACAAAATGTATTACATCCAAACCAACTTAAACATTCAAACCATCACATGTCTAAAACTATGATAACAACAATTATTTTAACGAAATAAAATAGTTCAGGCTCTTTACTAAACATTAGGAAAAAAaagataaacttaataaaatagtAACACTGGAAACTCTTCACATTCTCCTCGACTTCAGAAGCAAGTGTTTGGTCCTCTTTTATTTAAGTGTCCTCCTTTACCGGCATGTCCCTAACTGCAAGATACCCCAAAGATAATAATGCACAAATTAGTTAGACAACACAAATTGCGCTAACAAATTACCCAACCCCTAACACTAACATAACTTATAAGTATAAGAAAAAGTAGGAGATAGTGTAGAGAAGATGATAACATTTAAATTTAGCAAAAATTAATACATCATCAATTAACAAAAATTCAGATTTAGATCAATATACCAATTAACAAAAACATGAGTAAAACTAACGTATTAGCAACTATCTTTGCTGTTCCGGACTTTGCATTGTCACTGGAAATACATAACACGAGCTTGTCTCTCAGTGAAGACTGAAGAGACGGAAAGTATAGCAATGTCACTGCAAATAAAATTGTATCCTCAAAGTTTACTAGGAGGTATAGCTCACAATTCTTCCAGGCTTCCACACATACAGAAGAAGAATAACATGTTCAGAAAAAGTCGGGGATGGGAAGTAGAAGACTCTTGTCCATACATTTATTGAATATTTCACGAGAACTTGATTTATAAATTACTTGTCAAAATAGATACTACCGTTATTCATCCAACATCACACACCCAATGACCTATCAAATATGAGATAATATATGTGTAATAACAATAAGACTTACATTAGATTTATTCAGCAAGATTTTGCAACTTGCATGCAACAATTAAGTTTAAAACCCATGAATTTGTTGCCTCAACAGCCTGACAGGATCTTGCTAGCTTCTCTGAATCAGTTCGTCTACTGTTGATAATCGAGATTCTATTACCCGAGTTACACATATCAGGTAGCTCCAGGCTATAAATGATGTATGTCGATAATACAGCTTCATTGCTTCCTGAAATTGACTTTCTGTGCAGAACTATTCCACCAGCAGCAATTAAAAGATCATGTAGATACCCTCTATATGAAGGTTGAAAGCCCCCAATAAAATAAAAATTGTACCCATCAAAAGCTTTGCTTGCTGAAAGTAAAATATAAAAACTCGTTAACACTGTCTGTTGTGCTTTTATCTTTGGAAAACAAGCTAACTAAACATGCATAACTCTCTTTCTACTGTTTGTGTACTTCTAATTATCAGAGGGACTTAATGCAGTACATAAAATTAACATGCTGAACAGTTTCATATCCACCATCCAATTAGAAAAATAATGCATATGCATCTATAATTAGTTATCTTAAAGATGTgtttagaaaaataaaaataaaaaaagatgTATATTCTACTTAAGCATATTATTTACATTCAGATTAGGGTGTAATGTTACCTTGCTCAGCCGAAATATAATAAACTGAAGTTGTGGAACAGATAAACTACTCCCATTTCGAGATTCCAATAACTACACTCTCCGAAATACAACACAATACAAAATGTAAATATTGTAGCATATAATTTTAAATAACCTTCTCGATATAAGCAACTGTTTGTCGAGCATCCAATTGGTAATCATCCAGTAGACAAGACGCCCCACCTTCTCTGTCAAGCTCAAGCGCAGGTTCCTGTACCAGCAGATCAGTACTTGACAAGATTTGGGCCTTGAACCCAGCCTTAGACAGCTGATCTACCCTCTGTTTTAATACGAAAGATTCTTCAGCAGTTTTACCAACTAACAAACTCCCTGTTGACCGAAAACTCACTCACCTAAAGCCAAAATTAATATAGAGTACAACTAATTTTACTAAGGTGAATAGTGAATATGCGGAATTGACAATATCAAAACTGACCGGTCTTTTTCCAGCCAAGTAAATGTAGAGGATCAAGTCCTTGGTGAGTAACAGTGTTTACAAACTCCTCCCAGAGATGCCGGCTTCGAGTAGCTAGCTCCCACTTAGACGTACGAGGCGTCTTATGTACCATCCATATGTACCCCTGTCCTACAACATCAAACTTCAAATGTCAGAGTTTACTAATCCTGCaagtaaacaaataaataaactaGTAATTACTGTATTTTTAAATATGAGATCTAGGCTAAAATTGTTGATTGCACTGTTAGTAGAATGGAAGAGGCATTCTTGATCCTTATAATATTAGCCTATAATACTTGTATGATATAACACCACCAAATAGAAAAAACCATAAAACACTGAGATGTACAGACTTACTTGTGTAGCAAGACCAATAGCCACTAGTTTTGAGCTACATCTGACCATATACATAGCTGATCGGAATCTCAAAACATGAACATAACTGTGAGATCTTAATGAGTAGAAATGGATAGCTGTAAGAGAATGAATAACTGCTCCAACACGAGGTTCATATTTATCCCTTAATGAACTATCCCTGCCATGTTGTACTGGATCAGAACATCTTGTCTTTTCACTTGCCACAACCAAGAGCAGAGGATGCAAATCCATGAATCCTTCACAACCATCGCACTTTGCAGGGATGGGCTGCATCTGCAAGAAAGTGAGACCAATTCAGTGACATTTGAAGCATCTACAACAACAACCTTAAAATGTCAGAGTTTACTAATCCTCCAAgtaaacaaaaaaaaaatattcaGCTATTAAATACATTAATTACATCATGGGATTACAACTTGTATTTACCTGCGCTCGTGGCGCCAGCACAAGGAACATCAGCGTCCACAACAGCAACAGAGAGATCAGACTCTAAAAGGAACTCGTGAGCAATAGTCAACCCGATGATACCAGAGATGCATATCGAGAAGGTCTTACTAGATTCAAACTTGTGAAACTCAAAATTTAAAATCCATATTAAAGAAGCcctaaaatcaaagaaaaactTGAATTACCTGATGTTTAAGCGAAGAAATCGAGTCATATGAACTgaaaataagaaacccctaattGGAAGAGCCTTTGCCAAACTATATTGAAAAAACCCTAATTTGAAGAAGAAAATTACTTTAGATGAAGAGATTTATAGAGAGGCTATGTATGAGAGAGAGGTttaagagagagagagggagaattTTAGGAAGAGTACAAGAGAGGGAGAAGAGGGAGAAGAGGAAAAGAGGCGGTGTATGAGAGAGAGgtttaagagagagagagagaattttaGGAAGAGTACAGGAGAGAGAGAAGAGGAAGAGATAGAAAGTGGGTTGGGCGACTTTCATCAAAAAAGGGCGCTCCgtttgaattttttttcaaattttgcCCCCTTTAAAAATTTCAAGTCTCCAAAAAAagtatataatttataatttataatttataattgtagtaaataatattgaaaatattattttagaacaAAATTAGTTATGTATTTTGTTACTTACATAAATCTGTATATTTacattttaataaattttatttttaaaaatgtgtACATCAATGCTCGTATCAGAATGAAAGagaattataatattttaattttttattacttttaaacttttatattaaaatttttaaattttgactttCTAAAATTTTACCCAGGTCAGTCCAGAAAACTACTGCTTCTCCAAAAGTTTTGAGCCTACTTTAGTCCGCCTGATCGAGAGCCCAACATCGctatttttttattaaacttttaagtttaaatagtttccaatttttttaataataaaaaaatatcagTTACTAATTAGTACAGTTtacaaaatttaacaaaaataatttattttatcaatcttagctaatattaaaattattgctTAATTATGTTATCAAAATTGATTAACTTTgaagtcaaataattatataaatttaattgtttgtaaaatattacttttttatcgattaacaccctattgtaacataagtttCCACATGTTACCGTATGTAACACTTTGAAGCTATAGTAACATGTTACGAAGGCTATGGTAACATCAAAAACACTAGGTTGCAgtaggctaagatgagcatacctaaggtaacataattttgtaacacgcgtgattaaaccattgcgataggctatctatggcgtagtgttggcagcaggaatggcacgtcactgccattcctgatgagatatgggactctgttctccaggaggtacttacccacctcatgttcttctatatggattaccatcgccatctggagcgattggaggaggaaaggctagaagctctccgccagcaagagcgaatcattcgactcgc carries:
- the LOC141689627 gene encoding autophagy-related protein 18h-like isoform X1, giving the protein MFLVLAPRAQMQPIPAKCDGCEGFMDLHPLLLVVASEKTRCSDPVQHGRDSSLRDKYEPRVGAVIHSLTAIHFYSLRSHSYVHVLRFRSAMYMVRCSSKLVAIGLATQGYIWMVHKTPRTSKWELATRSRHLWEEFVNTVTHQGLDPLHLLGWKKTGQF
- the LOC141689627 gene encoding autophagy-related protein 18h-like isoform X2, coding for MFLVLAPRAQMQPIPAKCDGCEGFMDLHPLLLVVASEKTRCSDPVQHGRDSSLRDKYEPRVGAVIHSLTAIHFYSLRSHSYVHVLRFRSAMYMVRCSSKLVAIGLATQDRGTYGWYIRRLVRLSGS